Genomic DNA from Candidatus Dadabacteria bacterium:
GGAGCGCCGAACACGACCCTGTCTATTCTCGCGTTGATTATGGCTCCCATGCACATGGCGCAGGGCTCAAGGGTAACGTAGATAGAAGTGCCGGAAAGTCTCCAGTTTCCGATAACTTCGCACGCGCGGCGTATAGCCAGAATTTCGGCGTGGGCGGTAGCGTCCGAAGCTGATTCCCTCAGGTTGTGGGCGGCTGAAATTACGGTGCCTCCCCCATCAACTATGACCGCCCCTACCGGAACCTCGCCTTCTGAAGCGGCCCGC
This window encodes:
- a CDS encoding nucleoside deaminase codes for the protein MTGQSDEIIMALAIGEAERAASEGEVPVGAVIVDGGGTVISAAHNLRESASDATAHAEILAIRRACEVIGNWRLSGTSIYVTLEPCAMCMGAIINARIDRVVFGAPDPKGGALVSNFGIGAGGELNHRVEFSGGVCGERCARILEDFFKTLRGS